aggctggagtgcgatggtgcgatctcggctcacggcaacctctgcctcccaagttcaagcaattctcctgcctcagcctcccaagtagctgggattacaggcatgtgccaccacgcctggctaatttttgtatttttagtagagacagggtttctccatgttggtcaggctggtctcgaactcccgacctcaggtgatccacccgcctcagcttcccaaagtgctaggattacaggcgtgagccaccgtgcccggctgtacTAAGCCActttcaaagaataaataaattttggttcCAATTACATTTCCTCCAtggtttattttacatattaactccaataattaaatattttcttttcatattacaATAGTAAGAAGTGCTGATGTTACTTTAGTAAGTcattaaattaatataaacaattttttttgttgtttttgagacagggtctcactcggcACCCagatgctggagtgcagtggcacaatcatggctcactgcagctttgatctcctgggctcaagtgatcctcccacctcggcctcctgagtagctgggactacaggcatgcaccacttctggctaatttttaaaattttttgtagagactgggtcccactatgttacccaggctggaagaattttcttctatttatttatttatttagtttttgagaaggagttttgcccttgttgcccagtctggggtgcaatggcacaatctcggctcaccgcaccccccacacctcccaggttcaagcgattctcctgcctcagcctcccgagtatctggaattacaggcatgcgccaccactcacggctacttttgtacttttagaagagacggggttttgccatgttggtcaagctggtctcaaactcctgacctcaggtgatccgcccgtctcggccttccaaagtgctgggattacaagcgtgagccaccgcgccgggccagaattttttttcttagtgtacTACTGTGCTGATTGGGAATTAACAATGATAGGCAAAATTTACAAGCTTTTATTAATTAATGTGCCAGGTGAATTCTAAGTGTCATATGTgtgataatttatttaattctttttttacttgttttttgtttttctttttttgagatacagtcttgctctgttgcccggactggagtgcagtggtgcagtctcggctcactgcaacctccacctcctgggttcaagtgattctcctgcctcagcctcccaaatagctgggattacaggcgtgggccgtTGTGCCCGgctaattcatttaattctcaaaaaaaaaaaaaaaaatcttcttaggtatttgttatatttttaaaatgataaaagtgaGGCTgagagagtttaagtaacttatCTGTTAAGATGATCACAGGGCTACTAGTAATAAAGTTAGGATTCAAAGGCAGGCTATCTGGCCCCTTTGCATAGACTTGGTCATAATGCTGTGACTTTATATTAGCCGGGAGTCCTGAATTATCAAAAGATTTACAATAAATGACACTATCTTGTTGAAcaatgaagacttttttttcctaaattttcgACAACCCTTGAAATCATGGCAGCATACTGAGGTGAGCGTTTTCACTGGGACATGAACCTGTTATTCCTGCCATtatcaggaaaaagaaatgttaCCCAATTTTAATCTTTGAACAGTATCAATGCcaaaaaattgtgaaaaagaTAATCAGAAAATAGATGACAAGTGGCTACTGAGCTTACCATTTAGTTTGCCAGACCTTTAAATTTTCTCTATGGAGCCCTTCTCCACGAACTCAGTGTAATCAGTGCTTGTAATTTACAGCAGTCATTAAAATGATGACATTACATGTAATTCATTTATTTCCAAAGAGTAATTGAGGACCTAAAAAATGTAGGTGATATTAGGCATATCCATGACATACAGCACTATGCAATATGCAAAGGCTTACACAGCACTCTTATCAATCCGTGAACATGCTTTTGTCttagatcaagcttgtccaacctgcagcccTTGGGGGCTGCATGCGGCCCAGGACGGCTttaaatgcagcccaacacatatttgtaaattttcttaaaacgtTATGAGATTTTTtggcattttggttttttttgtttgttttagctcatcagctattgttactGTTagcgtattttatgtgtggcccaagccaattcttccagtgtggccccgggaagccaaaagattggccACCCCTGCATTAGATGGTTAatgtctgattttctttttttttgagacggagtctcgctctgtcgcccaggctggagtgcagtggtacgatctcggctcactgcaagctccgcctcccgggttcacgccattctcctgcctcagcctctccgagtagctgggactacaggcgcccgccatcacgcccggctaattttttgtatttttagtagagacagggtttcaccgtggtctcgatctcctgacctcgtgatccgcccgcctcggcctcccaaagtgctgggattacaagcgtgagccaccgggcccggccaatGTCTTATTTTCATTGAATAAACCTGTGCCTTTACCAGACCACAGAAGTAAAACGGGGctcaatgtgttttttaaaaatcacattatctGTATTTCCAGACATAAGGTAAGTATTTCACCAACTTTCATCCTAACATCCTTAATTGTAATCCCACTAAGAACCGCCAGGGCGAGACCAAAGCGGCATCGCTTCCATCTTTACGTGGAGTCTGGGAAATGGTTCAGCACCACGACGTCCGCCGAAGACGTAGGCGTAGACGAGGAACAAAACAGAAGACTCCTCGTGGCGGTGGCCTGTGGGGCCCGCCCTCACCGGACGCCATCTGTCCCTGACTCTGCTCCCCGCAGGGGCCGCAGCGGGTGCGCCCTGCGATGGAGCGGGCTGTGGAGGGAGCCTCCATGGAGTCTCCATCAACCATTCAGGACCAGGAGACGGTGGCAGGCGGTAGAGACGCCTGGGCAGGGGCAGCGCCCCGGGCCGCTAGCACAGGACGGCGGCGCCCAGGGACGCCCCAGGGCATGCCTCAGCCACTCCAACCAGCGGGAGCCCAGCTCCAAGGGAACTTGCAGCTCCCTCCATCTTGGTTGATGGAGGCGGGGAGCGGCGTCTGGGTGTCACCACCGTCGCGCGCCACCAGTCCTGCCCCGCGGACGCAGACGCCGCAGCTGGGGCTGTTCCCTTGGCCGAAAGGCAGAGCCCAGTCGGGGCTTCCCGGGGACAAGTCCTGGCCCCACAGGGTTTGGTTTTGAAGGGGTCCCAAGTTCCCACAGTCGTCCCGACAAAATGGAGGACGTCGtctcctcctgctgcagccatGGCGGGAGGTGGGGGACTATTCCCCACGGGGCGCGGCGAAGGTGGAAGGGCCTCCACTGAACGCAGCGCAGTCAAGACTCCAGTTCAACAGCGGCCCCGAAAGCTCACTTGGCCCCGCTCCAGCGCCTCCCCGGCCTCGCCCCTCTTGGAGGCATTCAAGGAACTGGACAGGGAGGGCGCTGGGGCATCGAGGCCGCTGCTCTCCTGGGGCAGAGGCGTTGGGAGCCGCTGCCGCAGCCTGGGCGCCCGGGCTCGGGCGAGAGCAGAGGGCCCCGCCGGAGTCTCCCGGCCTGTGTAGGTCCCGGAAAGCCCCGGGCCCCGAGGGGCCGAAGCGCAGCCGCAGCAACGGGCGGCGAATCTCGGGCTCCTGATCCTGGCGGACCCGGTGGGCGGGGGCGGGAGACCCGCAGGGAGAGAACCCGGCCGGTAGTTGAAAGCTGGCAGAGGCGGGAGTGGAACTGCAGGGCCGGGGGTGTGGCCCGCACCTGACGGACAGCCCTTCGGACCACCCCACCGAGGGAGGGCCCTCAAGGACGGCCGTCGGAGCCAATGGGTGTGCCCGAGGTGCCCAGGCCCGCCTCCCCCGCCAACCAACGAGCGCACGGAGGGTGGGGCCTCCTCGGGCTCTGCCGCGCCGCTGCCTGCTTCTCCGCCTCCTGCTCCTCACCAGCACGAAAGCCGGGACTCGACTGAGCTGAGTTGTGCTTGTCGGCGAAGCGGAGTGGGCCGGGGGAGGGGAGGTTCGTTCCTCGGAGCCGCAGCCAGAACCGGGTGACGCTTACCCCCGCTGTCTTTCCAGTCCAGGGCCGCCGAGAGTGGGGGTGGCTGGGAGCAGCGCAGCCTCCGGAGGAGGCGGCGGAGGCCGAGGTGACTGGGGAGGCGGAGATGGGTGAGGGCAGCCTCCGGAGCCTCCCACCGACCCGGGATTAATACCCCGCGGCGCGGCCGCCGACGCCGTTGCTGCTTCGGGGCCTCGGGGGCAGCTCGGGGCTGCGCTCCTGTCACCGTCGCCTTTGCGTACGGCTCGAGGGGCTGGGAGAGCGCGGGCGAGGCTGGGAGGGTTGGGTGAGGCGGTCGTCAGCGGCGGGGGTGGCGGGGTGGCGGGGCCGGCGGGGTGGCGGGGCGGGGGTGCCGGCCGCTCGGGGAGGTCGCGGGGCATTTTGCTTTCTCTCCtgcggggtgggggcgggggggtcgGGGAAGGGGCGCCCCGGTCGGGTCTTCGCTCTCAGGGCCGCGCTGCCACCCTGCCGCCGGAGCCGAGGTCCCCAGGTTTTTCGGGCGAGGACTGCTGCCTCTGCCCCGCTGGGTCCCCTCCTTCGCTCTTCTTTTCCCCGGCGCTGCGCGGCTTTTACTGTTTGTTGCTTATCTGGGCGAGTTTAATGGCGAATCTGGGGCCCTGTCGTCGACTGCTGGGGCCCCAGGGCAACTTCTTGAGGCAGCTGTGGGCTCAGAGGTGACGCGCGCCGCCCGTTACCTCTGAAATGGTGCTTGGAGTGGCAGAGATGACGCTGGGTGGGCAAATTTAGGAGGGAATACGAATCCCTTGCTGGCATCGAGGCGACGTTTACCCTTCCCTCTCCCGTCCTGGGAGCAGGCCTCGGATCCCTGAGCCCACTCCATCCCCAGTACTGCAGTTGGACGAAGCACTTTTAGCTTTGTCTCGTCGTTGCGGTTcctatagttcttttttttcaacGTAGTTTCTCGGTAACATTAGGGTGGGGGAGGGTAGCAGAGCCCAGGAACTCCCTGGCCTTTTACCCCGTTGCCACCTCCCGGTGTTGAGTTGGTTGTGCATCCAGGTTGGTTGTACCGAAATTGGTTTTCAATTCTCATTCTAGGACCAGGAATCACCGTCAAGCCTATGTCGTGAGGCTTTggcagaaattaagaaggaaatacctctattgtgaattttttttttttttttttttaccccgcTTTGCTGTCTAATATAATTAGTGCAGTAGTAGGGTGTTCTTCCTGAGGGATTTGCCTTTATGTTATCTTGAAGGCCTTGGCCTTCAAGCTAATTGCTTGGGTGCCCCTGTCCCCAGAGCCAGGCCATGGTAGTGCCTGGGAAGGCACGGGGAGTGCTGACATTTATACCACTGGAACTCTCTCAAGTTCCAGAACAAGATTTAAAGTTAGCTCTCTTTTTAAGTGCCTTgcatttaacaattttttcttttccagtagaTTGGAAAAACTTTTTTACTGTTGGATTAAAAAGAAACACTACTGAATAATCTGTTGTTTTGACGTTGACGTTTGCCTTGTATTTGAGGAAGACTGTTATTTATGTACCCTGACAGTCCTCCAGCTAGCATCACACGAGGAGGTAGCAGAAACTAATTGTCAAACTATTCctaattctaaaattgaccaccgAATCTGAGTGGCCTGATCTCTCTCTGTTAGGAagttaatgtttgtttttgttttttcgggtttttttttttgctactagaCAGTGATCTGTGTGTTCATTTTGGTACAGTACAAGTGCCTTTCTCTGTCAGCTATTCACTTAATGCTTTTAACACCAATCCTTGTGTGAATAATTTCATTAGGAgtgacaaaatgatttttttttctttaacaagctttacttctatttttattatctgGGATTCAGTTCTTGCCAGTTTTGTCCTTTCAACCCTGATCAGTTTTCCGTTGCTCATCAAAAACAAACGTGATTAGTTTATCTCCCATAGTAGTATTCCTACCTTCCTTTTACCCTTGTTGCTTTCTACTTATTTGCTCTCTTTAATTAGTTCAATTTAGGACTGTGGCAGGATGTGGTAGGTAGGtaaagtggctgggcacagtggctcatgcctgtcatccaaccactttgggaggctgaggtgggtggatagcttgagagcttgagcccaggatttctagtgtggacaacatggcaaaactctgtctctacaaaaaatacaaaaattagctgagcatggtggcacacgcctgtagtcccagctgctcagaaagctgaggtgggaggatcgcttgagttcaggaggttgaggctgcagtgagcagtgatcacaccactatactccagcctgggcaacaaagagagagtctgtctcaaaaaaaaaaaaaaaatgggtaaagtgGCCCCGGGCActgtgactcactcctgtaatcccagcactctgagaggccaaggtgggaggattgtttgagtccaggggGTCGAGTCTGCAGTGAACTGTGTTTGTGCCAtagcattccaggctgggcgacagagccagaccctgttttaagaaaaaaaaaaaaaagcctggtccATAAGGTTTGAGACACGTGCGCGCACGCATATACATGCGTATAGTTGGTGGGAGATATAATTCTCCCCTCCTCACCTGAGATATAAtctttatcttctttattttctcctttatttcttgaGATTTTCTCAGCTTTATCTTTCaattcttattgttgaatttttcctttttgccactaaacttttaattttcagcagttctttttatattagaagtgttggctgggcatggtggctcatgcctgtaatcccagcactttgggaggccgaagtgggtggatcacctgaggtcagaagttcgagactagcctggtcaacatggtgaaaccccatctctactaaaaatataaaaatgggctgggcatggtggctcacacctggaatctcagtactttgggaggccaaggcaggcagatcacctgaggtcgagagttcaagaccagcctgaccaacatggagaaaccccgtctctacaaaacacacacacacacacacacacacacacacacacacaattagctgggcctggtggcgcatgcctgtaatcccagctgcttgggaggcagaggttacggtgagccgagattgtgccattgcactccagtctgggcaacaagagcaaaactccgtctcaaaaaaaaaaaaaaaaaaaaaataggtgtggtggtgggtgcctgtcattccaactactcaggaggctgagccaggagaatcacttgaacccaggaggcagaggttgcagtgagctgagatcacaccactgcactccagcctgggcgacagaacgagactacatctattattcttttttttcctcttttttttttttgatacagtcttgccttgtcacccaggctggagtgcaatggcgtgatctaggctcactgcaacctctgcctcctgggctcaagcaattcttgtgcctcagcctcctgagtagttgggactacaggtacatgccaccatgttggctaattgttgtatttttagtagagacaagggtctgaccatgttggccaggctggtctcaaactcctgacctaagtgatccgcctgccttggcctcccaaagtgctgggatgacaggcacccactaccacacccggcctatgtaatcagtttttaaaaaatttttattttaaatttttgtgggtacatagtaggtgttatATATATTGCATAATTCTTGACTGTTTTATTTGTGGTTAAGAATTGGGAActaaaggccgggcacagtagctcacacctgtaatcccagcactttgggaggccgaggtgggcagatcacgaggtcaggagattgagaccatcctggctaacacggtgaaaccccatctctacaaaaaaatacaaaaaaatacaaaaaaaaattagctcggcatggtggcaggtgcctgtagtcccagctactcaggaggctgaggcaggagaatggcatgaacctgggaggcggagcttgcagtgagccaagatcatgccactgcactccagcctgggtgacagagcgagactctgtctcaaaaaaagggccgggcgcggtggctcatgcctgtaatcccagcactttgggaggccgaggtgggcggatcacgaggtcaggagatcgagaccatcctggctaacatggtgaaaccccgtctttactaaaaatacaaaaaattagccagactcaGTGGCagacgtctgtagtcccagctactctggaggctgaggcaggagaatggcgtgaacccaggaggcagagcttgcagtgagccgagatcgcgccactgcactctggcctgggcgaaagagcgagactctgtctcaaaaaaaaccaaaaaaaaaaaaaaaaaaatccaggaactAAAAAGCAAATTGGAAGAGTGAGAGTGGGGTTTCCAACTTGAAGCTTGCGGGTGATCTTCTGGCCAGTTGATGGGGAACTCCATAGGTTAATATTTTTAGGACTTTCCTTTTTTGCTGATTCTTAGTTCCGCAGGGAAGAGTCTTGCTCAGAAAGAAAGCCTCCAGAAAAGAGTTTGCTGCCTGGAAAATAGAAGTCTGGATGCCAGCTCTCTGGGAATCAAGTAGGAGAggggacatttcttttttttttttgagacggagtttcgctcttgttgcccaggctggaatgcaatggcgtgatctcggctcactgcatcctctgcttcctgggttcaagcaatggaGAGGGGATATTTCATGGTATTGAAACATTCCCCAGTGCTTGGTGAACCCAAGACTTAGATCTTATGGTCTATCTTGTCaaacaaaaaagttttagaaTATCAGCTTGATGGGAGGGAAGAGATCTCTCAACCTCATTTTTTAGCATCTGCCCATTCTGTTCCAGGGATACGTGGTGCTACAGATTTCTGAGCCTACAGTGGAAATCAGAATGTTTCTTGGCATTTTATTCACTGTTTTAGACTCTGGCTATCTCAGGTTGGCAGTTAGTTAACCATTCATCCATCTGTTCTTTGGCTTATAAAATCatattgcttttgtttcttattcTTCCTTTCCTTGTGGTAGTCCTCGTTAGGGGAGTTTTAGAAGAGAACAAAGTTAGTTGTATGTGATCAattggccatctttttttttttttttttttttaaacagcgtctctcagtctgtcacccaggctggagtgcagtggcccatcttagctcactgtaacctctatgtcccaggctcaaacaatctgcctgcctcagtttcccaagtagctgggaccacaaccatgtgccactatgcctggctaatttttgtattttttgtagagacaaggtttcaccatgttgcccaggctggtcttgaactcctggactcaagcgatccacctgcctaggcctcccaaagcactgggattacaggggcattatactgcgcctggcccagtttACTGTCTTAATCCCTGCTGGTCTACTGATTGCTAGGCAGAGttgtttcttctgtttgttttttgtctttttttttttttttttttttttttttttttttttttttttaatttttagagacgggTCTAAGTCTATTGCCCAGACTTTAGTGCtgtggtgtggtcatagctcactgcagccctgaactcctgggctcaagtgattctcctgcctcagtctcccaagtagctggagactacaggcgtgcaccaccatgcccagctaattattttattttattatatttattttttatttttgagacagggtcttgctgtgttgcccaggctggagtacagtggtgtgatcatggctcactgcaactttgacccCTCAGTCAAagttgatccttccacctcagcctcccaagtagcggggactacaggcatatgccaccatgttgggctgatttttaaatttttgtagagaggggtctctctacattgcccaggctggtcttgaactcctggactcaagctatcctcccatcttattcagcctcccaaagtgctgagattataggcgtgagccactgtacctggcctttatttttttgtagaggtgagttctcagtttgttgcccaagttggtcttgaactcctggcctcaagtgatcctcatgccttggcctccctaagtgttaggattataggtgtgaggcaccagGCCCAATTTAGATAGTAATTTTGTACCTAGTTCCTGCAGTAATTCTCTTGCTATTTGTGGTGGTAGTTCAGTTGACTCTTCTTTTTTCTGATCTCGTTACTTTTGTGAGTACCTTCAGAATCATGGTACACCTTTATATCTGATTTTAAATAGGAGTGCTTATATACTCAACTGTGAAGTGTCTCTGAAAGTAGTCTACAAGAAGAGCTAAATAGGTCAAagtacatttattcatttctttgttttatgttAACCCTTGTCTTTACGCCTAAATATCCTGTTAAATTTACATTGTTTCCCATTCTCTAGAGATAGTTTACATTTAAGCATTTTGCTAGTGTTATAAGTTGTGTATGAATAAGATACCACAAGAAGACtagttaaatgtttaaaattagacAGTTGCTGAAATCCCAGGATGTAGCGATGTAGCATAGTATTTGCCTAAATACCTTTTTATTGGAAGagatttcttgtttttgagacaaagtctcattttgttacccaggttggagtgcagtggcatgatctcaactcactgcaacttctacctcccgggttcaagcgattctcttgcctcggtctcctgagtggctgggactccaggcgcatgccaccacgcctgactaaattttctttttttttttcttctgagacagagtttcgcccttgttgcccaggctggagtttaatggcgtgatctcaggtcacctcaacctctgcctcccgggttctagcgattctcctccctccgcctcctgagtagctgggattacaggcatgcatcaccaagcctggctagttttgtatttttagtagaggtggggtttctccatgatggtcaggctggtctcgaactcccgacctcaggtgatccacctgcctcggcctcccaaagtgctgggattacagacatgagccactgggcccggtcataatttgatattttttgcACTCTCTGATATGGACCAGGCCATATGCCAGGGATTTGCATGTCCACTCACCTCATTAAAAAGCTTAAAGCTATATGTTATCCTCGTTCACAGTTTAGAAAACTAAAACTCAATGAGGTGACATAATTTGCCCACTGCCACATAGCTAATTGGCTATACAgcatctttttctctgtttttagacAATATTGtagaaatattcaaaattttcTTATGGTCTTGTGTTTATAGAATTAAAGTTTTTGATGGTTAACTTATAAACACAATGGCTTTtagtagttttttgttgttgttatttgtttgttttttgtttttgagacggaatctcgctctgtctcccaggctggagtgtgcagtggcgccatctccgttcattgcaagctccgcctcccgggttcacaccattctcctgcctcagcctcccgggtagctgggactacaggtgcccaccaccacacctggctaatttttttttttttgtatttttttagtagagatgggttttcaccatgttagccaggatggtctggatctcctgacctcatgatccacccaccttagcctcccacagtgctgggattacaggcatgagccaccgcacctggcctttagtAGTGTGTTCACTTATTTATAATCTGGGATTTAAGCATAGGTGAtgcttaatctttttttaaaggtAGATGACTGCAGTGAACTGAGTATAAAGAGTATGCTGTGTATTATTTTCTGTGAGAAAAGTAAAATAGAACCTAGCAGACAAAAGAAGATactgtgggccgggcatggtggctcatgcctgtaatcccagcactttgagaggcccaggcgggcggatcacaatgtcaggagattgagatcatcctggctaacacggtgaaaccctgtctctactaaaaatacaaaaaattagccaggtgtggtgacgggcacctgtagtcccagctactccggaggctgaggcaggagaatggcgtgaac
The Symphalangus syndactylus isolate Jambi chromosome 15, NHGRI_mSymSyn1-v2.1_pri, whole genome shotgun sequence DNA segment above includes these coding regions:
- the LOC134732646 gene encoding uncharacterized protein, which encodes MPRDLPERPAPPPRHPAGPATPPPPPLTTASPNPPSLARALPAPRAVRKGDGDRSAAPSCPRGPEAATASAAAPRGINPGSVGGSGGCPHPSPPPQSPRPPPPPPEAALLPATPTLGGPGLERQRGSSITLWK